In Streptantibioticus cattleyicolor NRRL 8057 = DSM 46488, a genomic segment contains:
- a CDS encoding electron transfer flavoprotein subunit alpha/FixB family protein: protein MAEVLVYVDHVDGAVRKPTLELLTLARRIGDPVAVHLGAGVDTAAPVLAEHGAVKVLAADTPEFAEYLVVPKVDALVAAAEAVSPAAVLVPSSAEGKEIAARLAVRLGSGIITDAVDLESGAEGPVATQSVFAAAFTTKSRVSKGTPVITVKPNSAAPEAAPAAGTVEQLSVSFGELAKGTKVVSRTPRESTGRPELTEAAIVVSGGRGVNGAENFHVIEELADSLGAAVGASRAAVDAGWYPHSNQVGQTGKSVSPQLYIASGISGAIQHRAGMQTSKTIVAINKDPEAPIFDLVDYGVVGDLFQVVPQLTEEVKARKG from the coding sequence ATGGCTGAAGTCCTCGTCTACGTCGACCACGTGGACGGTGCCGTCCGCAAGCCCACCCTCGAACTGCTGACCCTGGCCCGCCGGATCGGCGACCCGGTCGCGGTGCACCTCGGCGCCGGGGTGGACACCGCCGCGCCGGTGCTGGCCGAGCACGGTGCCGTCAAGGTGCTCGCCGCCGACACCCCGGAGTTCGCCGAGTACCTGGTGGTGCCGAAGGTGGACGCGCTGGTGGCCGCCGCCGAGGCGGTCTCCCCGGCCGCCGTGCTGGTCCCCTCCTCCGCGGAGGGCAAGGAGATCGCCGCCCGCCTCGCGGTGCGGCTGGGCTCCGGCATCATCACCGACGCGGTGGACCTGGAGTCCGGCGCCGAGGGCCCGGTGGCCACGCAGTCGGTCTTCGCCGCCGCGTTCACCACCAAGTCCCGGGTGTCCAAGGGCACCCCGGTGATCACCGTCAAGCCCAACTCGGCCGCCCCCGAGGCCGCCCCGGCCGCCGGGACCGTCGAGCAGCTGTCGGTCTCCTTCGGCGAGCTGGCCAAGGGCACCAAGGTCGTCTCGCGCACCCCGCGCGAGTCCACCGGCCGCCCGGAGCTGACCGAGGCCGCGATCGTGGTCTCCGGTGGCCGTGGTGTCAACGGCGCGGAGAACTTCCACGTCATCGAGGAGCTGGCCGACTCGCTCGGCGCGGCCGTCGGCGCCTCCCGCGCCGCGGTGGACGCCGGCTGGTACCCGCACAGCAACCAGGTCGGCCAGACCGGCAAGTCGGTCTCCCCGCAGCTGTACATCGCCTCCGGCATCTCCGGCGCGATCCAGCACCGGGCCGGCATGCAGACCTCGAAGACCATCGTGGCCATCAACAAGGACCCCGAGGCCCCGATCTTCGACCTGGTCGACTACGGCGTCGTCGGCGACCTGTTCCAGGTCGTGCCGCAGCTCACCGAAGAGGTCAAGGCCCGCAAGGGCTGA
- a CDS encoding electron transfer flavoprotein subunit beta/FixA family protein has product MSLRIVVAVKYVPDATGDRHFAEDLTTDRDAVDGLLSELDEYAVEQALQIKEAADDDAEITVVTVGPEDAKDALRKALSMGADKGVHVEDDALHGTDVMGTSLVLAKAIEHVGYDLVVCGMASTDGTMGVLPAILAERLAVPQVTLLSQVAVADGKVTGRRDGDAASEQLEASLPAVVSVTDQSGEARYPSFKGIMAAKKKPVESLDLSDLGVDEAEVGLAGAWTKVEEAAQRPPRTAGTIVKDEGEGGKQLAEFLAGQKFI; this is encoded by the coding sequence GTGAGCTTGAGGATCGTAGTCGCCGTGAAGTACGTGCCCGACGCCACGGGCGACCGTCACTTCGCCGAGGACCTGACCACTGACCGCGACGCCGTGGACGGCCTGCTGTCCGAGCTCGACGAGTACGCCGTCGAGCAGGCGCTCCAGATCAAGGAGGCCGCCGACGACGACGCCGAGATCACCGTGGTGACCGTCGGCCCGGAGGACGCCAAGGACGCGCTGCGCAAGGCGCTTTCGATGGGCGCCGACAAGGGCGTGCACGTCGAGGACGACGCCCTGCACGGCACCGACGTGATGGGCACCTCGCTGGTCCTCGCCAAGGCGATCGAGCACGTCGGTTACGACCTGGTGGTCTGCGGTATGGCCTCCACCGACGGCACCATGGGCGTGCTCCCGGCGATCCTGGCCGAGCGCCTGGCCGTCCCGCAGGTGACGCTGCTGTCCCAGGTCGCGGTGGCCGACGGCAAGGTCACCGGCCGCCGGGACGGCGACGCCGCCTCCGAGCAGCTGGAGGCGTCGCTGCCGGCCGTGGTCTCGGTGACCGACCAGTCCGGCGAGGCCCGTTACCCGTCGTTCAAGGGCATCATGGCCGCCAAGAAGAAGCCGGTGGAGTCGCTGGACCTGTCCGACCTCGGCGTCGACGAGGCGGAGGTCGGCCTGGCCGGCGCCTGGACCAAGGTCGAGGAGGCCGCGCAGCGTCCGCCGCGTACCGCGGGCACCATCGTCAAGGACGAGGGCGAGGGCGGCAAGCAGCTCGCCGAGTTCCTCGCGGGCCAGAAGTTCATCTGA
- a CDS encoding flavin reductase family protein, producing the protein MTASTDLGSTDLAAGPGDAPFDPAVFRSVFRRHAAGVAVITAAGARPVGFTATSLTSVAAEPPLLSFGISTGSSSWPTLADAPHIGIHILGEHQEELAATFARSGADRFAPPTSWRPGPHGVPLLDGVSAWLIGRVVARIPAGDHRIVVAQAIAGDPAGPGRPLLYHQGRFTSLRP; encoded by the coding sequence ATGACCGCCTCGACCGACCTCGGCTCCACCGACCTCGCCGCCGGCCCCGGCGACGCCCCCTTCGACCCCGCCGTCTTCCGCTCGGTCTTCCGCCGGCACGCGGCCGGGGTCGCCGTGATCACCGCGGCCGGCGCCCGTCCGGTCGGCTTCACCGCGACCTCGCTGACCTCCGTCGCGGCCGAACCCCCGCTGCTCTCCTTCGGCATATCCACCGGTTCGTCGAGCTGGCCCACGCTCGCCGACGCCCCGCACATCGGCATCCACATCCTCGGTGAACACCAGGAGGAGCTGGCCGCCACCTTCGCCCGCAGCGGCGCCGACCGCTTCGCCCCGCCCACCTCCTGGCGCCCCGGACCGCACGGCGTGCCGCTGCTCGACGGGGTCTCCGCCTGGCTGATCGGCCGGGTCGTCGCCCGGATCCCGGCCGGCGACCACCGCATCGTGGTGGCCCAGGCGATCGCCGGCGACCCGGCCGGACCGGGTCGCCCGCTCCTGTACCACCAGGGCCGCTTCACCTCGCTGCGTCCCTGA
- a CDS encoding TlpA family protein disulfide reductase — MTATAGRLTAADIGGPLGERATLVQFSTAFCAPCRATRRVLGEVAAMVRGVAHVEIDAEDRLDLVRRLAVEKTPTVLVLDGGGAVVRRAAGQPRKADVIAALGAAVGP; from the coding sequence ATGACGGCGACGGCAGGGCGGCTGACGGCCGCGGACATCGGCGGCCCGCTGGGGGAGCGGGCCACCCTGGTGCAGTTCTCCACGGCCTTCTGCGCCCCCTGCCGGGCCACCCGGCGGGTGCTCGGCGAAGTCGCCGCCATGGTGCGGGGGGTGGCCCATGTGGAGATCGACGCCGAGGACCGCCTCGACCTCGTCCGCCGCCTCGCGGTGGAGAAGACCCCGACCGTGCTCGTCCTCGACGGCGGCGGAGCGGTCGTCCGGCGGGCCGCCGGGCAACCGCGGAAGGCCGACGTCATCGCCGCCCTCGGCGCGGCGGTCGGCCCGTGA
- a CDS encoding lysophospholipid acyltransferase family protein encodes MAELVYPPVIGFARSMFQVQGLRFDMEGTEHVPRRGGAVLVSNHISYLDFVFCGLAARPAKRLVRFMAKEAVFRHKVAGPLMRAMKHIPVDRAQGEHAYERALGALRSGEVVGVFPEATISRSFTLKTFKSGAARLAQEAGVPLLPMALWGTQRMWTKGRRRQLGRHRFPVTIRVGAPLESGPHEHAESLTERLRARVQELLEAAQSAYPGRPAGPHDRWWLPAHLGGTAPTPQEAAELDAARR; translated from the coding sequence GTGGCTGAACTCGTCTATCCGCCGGTCATCGGTTTTGCCCGGTCCATGTTCCAGGTACAGGGGCTGCGCTTCGACATGGAGGGCACCGAGCACGTGCCGCGCCGCGGCGGCGCGGTGCTGGTGAGCAACCACATCAGCTATCTCGACTTCGTCTTCTGCGGGTTGGCCGCCCGGCCGGCCAAGCGCCTGGTGCGTTTCATGGCCAAGGAGGCGGTCTTCCGGCACAAGGTGGCCGGGCCGCTGATGCGGGCGATGAAGCACATACCGGTGGACCGCGCGCAGGGGGAGCACGCCTACGAGCGGGCGTTGGGGGCGCTGCGCTCCGGCGAGGTGGTGGGCGTCTTCCCGGAGGCCACCATCTCCCGGTCGTTCACGCTGAAGACGTTCAAGTCGGGCGCGGCCAGGCTCGCGCAGGAGGCCGGGGTGCCGCTGCTGCCGATGGCGTTGTGGGGCACCCAGCGGATGTGGACCAAGGGCCGGCGGCGGCAGTTGGGGCGCCACCGGTTCCCGGTGACCATCCGGGTGGGGGCGCCGCTGGAGTCCGGCCCGCACGAGCACGCCGAGTCGCTGACCGAGCGACTGCGGGCCCGGGTGCAGGAGTTGCTGGAGGCGGCGCAGAGCGCCTACCCGGGGCGCCCGGCCGGCCCGCACGACCGCTGGTGGCTCCCGGCCCACCTCGGCGGCACCGCGCCGACCCCGCAGGAGGCGGCCGAACTGGACGCGGCCCGGCGCTGA
- a CDS encoding threonine aldolase family protein, translating into MADAPPLTDPLSAPSATDAVRRHDPDVRSFASDNYAGAHPEVLAALALANGGHQIAYGEDVYTEHLQEIVRRHFGPRAQAYPVFNGTGANVTSLQAVTHRWGSVICAASAHINVDEGGAPERVAGLKLLAVATEDGKLTPELLDREAWGFDDEHRAQPQAVSITQTTELGTCYTPEEIRAISDRAHEHGLAVHLDGARLANAAATLGLPLAAFTTDAGVDIVSFGGTKNGLLFGECVVVLDPDRVHAMKHLRKLSMQLASKMRFVSVQFEALLAGDLWLRSAAHANAMATRLAEAVRGIDGVRVVRPVQANQVFAVLPKDVTERLQKRYRFYVWDEPTGEVRWMCSFDTTEQDVDAFAAAIAEEMAR; encoded by the coding sequence GTGGCTGACGCCCCGCCCCTGACCGACCCGCTGTCCGCCCCGTCCGCCACCGACGCCGTACGGCGCCACGACCCGGACGTCCGCAGCTTCGCCAGCGACAACTACGCCGGCGCCCACCCCGAGGTGCTCGCCGCGCTGGCGCTGGCCAACGGCGGCCACCAGATCGCCTACGGCGAGGACGTCTACACCGAGCACCTCCAGGAGATCGTCCGCCGCCACTTCGGACCGCGCGCCCAGGCGTACCCGGTCTTCAACGGCACCGGCGCCAACGTCACCTCCCTCCAGGCGGTCACCCACCGCTGGGGCTCGGTGATCTGCGCCGCCTCCGCCCACATCAACGTGGACGAGGGCGGCGCCCCGGAGCGGGTGGCCGGCCTCAAGCTGCTCGCCGTGGCCACCGAGGACGGCAAGCTCACCCCCGAACTGCTGGACCGGGAGGCGTGGGGCTTCGACGACGAGCACCGCGCCCAGCCGCAGGCGGTCTCCATCACCCAGACCACCGAACTGGGCACCTGCTACACCCCCGAGGAGATCCGGGCGATCAGCGACCGGGCCCACGAGCACGGCCTTGCGGTCCACCTCGACGGCGCCCGGCTGGCCAACGCCGCCGCCACCCTGGGGCTGCCGCTCGCCGCGTTCACCACCGACGCCGGGGTGGACATCGTCTCCTTCGGCGGCACCAAGAACGGCCTGCTGTTCGGCGAGTGCGTGGTCGTCCTCGACCCGGACCGGGTGCACGCCATGAAGCACCTGCGCAAGCTGTCGATGCAGCTCGCCTCCAAGATGCGCTTCGTCTCGGTGCAGTTCGAGGCGCTGCTCGCCGGTGACCTGTGGCTGCGCAGCGCCGCGCACGCCAACGCGATGGCCACCCGGCTCGCCGAGGCGGTCCGCGGCATCGACGGCGTACGCGTCGTCCGCCCCGTCCAGGCCAACCAGGTCTTCGCGGTGCTCCCCAAGGACGTCACCGAGCGGCTGCAGAAGCGCTACCGCTTCTACGTCTGGGACGAGCCGACCGGCGAGGTGCGCTGGATGTGCTCGTTCGACACCACCGAGCAGGACGTGGACGCCTTCGCCGCGGCGATCGCCGAGGAGATGGCCCGCTAG
- a CDS encoding SDR family NAD(P)-dependent oxidoreductase, with product MTDALDGAVIAVAGAGGPAGRAVLRTLAEAGARVVGADSSAERLAESVDAARYAAGGADVTGDIVDLLDPAATRAWADRVEKNHGRVDGLVHLVGGWRGSPSFPETDLAADWTILHKLLIQTVQHTSLAFHDALLRSDRGRFVLVSAAGATKPTAGNAAYSAAKAAAEAWTLALADSFRKAGGESGPGAAATIVVVKALVHDEMRRERPNAKFAGFTDVGELAETIAGVWDRPAEEVNGNRLWLTPRP from the coding sequence ATGACCGATGCGCTGGACGGTGCCGTGATCGCGGTGGCCGGCGCGGGCGGACCGGCGGGCCGGGCGGTGCTGCGCACCCTCGCCGAGGCCGGGGCCCGCGTGGTGGGCGCCGACTCCAGCGCCGAACGCCTCGCCGAATCGGTGGACGCCGCCCGTTACGCGGCCGGCGGCGCCGACGTCACCGGCGACATCGTCGACCTGCTCGACCCGGCCGCCACCCGCGCGTGGGCGGACCGCGTAGAGAAGAACCACGGCCGGGTGGACGGACTGGTCCACCTGGTCGGCGGCTGGCGCGGCTCGCCCTCCTTCCCGGAGACCGACCTCGCGGCCGACTGGACCATCCTGCACAAGCTGCTGATCCAGACCGTCCAGCACACCTCGCTCGCCTTCCACGACGCCCTGCTGCGCAGCGACCGGGGCCGCTTCGTCCTGGTCAGCGCGGCCGGCGCCACCAAGCCCACCGCGGGCAACGCCGCCTACTCCGCCGCCAAGGCCGCCGCCGAGGCGTGGACGCTGGCGCTCGCGGACTCCTTCCGCAAGGCGGGCGGCGAGTCGGGCCCGGGCGCCGCGGCTACGATCGTCGTGGTGAAGGCCCTGGTGCACGACGAGATGCGCCGGGAGCGCCCGAACGCCAAATTCGCCGGGTTCACCGACGTCGGCGAGTTGGCCGAGACCATCGCCGGCGTCTGGGACCGGCCTGCCGAGGAAGTGAACGGAAACCGCCTGTGGCTGACGCCCCGCCCCTGA
- a CDS encoding DUF6421 family protein, translated as MRENLLSVATGGAEAVALHPSWAVLKDAVEVIRPWQAKDGSIDFSAEDAPGRADVEVELERMIAAVRDIAPLLPHDAAYHEALVADLRRWAAEGFGVPDFLDSLLAFQPAADRRDGLEHLVVFPMYTQNGNPARNFEAVALRVVWPEWLAELERTRYDNPMFVPITFQDFTSGYDTNSAVLFPETVAVREVPERFTWGAIFCDREAARFRKVTEAAVDTLGLELPEEAARLVADQQLAQQTFVLWDLIHDRTHSHGDLPFDPFMIKQRAPFWMYGLEELRCDLTAFKEAVKLEAEGYEQGRHVQYAILFDRLFRFPVTGDRVRNYDGLGGQLLFAYLHKHDALRWTDNTLRIDWARATEVTERLCAEIEQLYRDGIDRPKLVHWFAAYDLVAGYLAPHPGSRWAKGPDALDLTQPPRKLVDDVLPDEFPLSMFYEALAKKLRSVIASTKGITADDTTQVAA; from the coding sequence ATGAGGGAAAACCTTCTGTCTGTGGCGACGGGGGGCGCCGAAGCTGTCGCGCTCCACCCGTCGTGGGCCGTGCTGAAGGACGCCGTCGAGGTGATCCGACCGTGGCAGGCGAAGGACGGTTCCATCGACTTCTCCGCCGAGGACGCGCCCGGCCGCGCCGATGTCGAGGTGGAGCTGGAGCGGATGATCGCGGCGGTGCGGGACATCGCCCCGCTGCTGCCGCACGACGCGGCCTACCACGAGGCGCTCGTCGCCGACCTGCGCCGCTGGGCCGCCGAGGGCTTCGGGGTGCCCGACTTCCTCGACTCGCTGCTCGCCTTCCAGCCGGCCGCCGACCGCCGGGACGGCCTGGAGCACCTGGTCGTCTTCCCCATGTACACCCAGAACGGCAACCCGGCCCGCAACTTCGAGGCCGTCGCGCTGCGCGTGGTGTGGCCGGAGTGGCTGGCGGAGCTGGAGCGCACGCGGTACGACAACCCGATGTTCGTGCCGATCACCTTCCAGGACTTCACCAGCGGGTACGACACCAACTCCGCGGTGCTCTTCCCGGAGACCGTCGCCGTACGCGAGGTGCCGGAACGTTTCACCTGGGGCGCGATCTTCTGCGACCGGGAGGCGGCCCGCTTCCGCAAGGTCACCGAGGCCGCGGTGGACACCCTCGGCCTCGAACTGCCCGAGGAGGCCGCCCGCCTCGTCGCCGACCAGCAGCTCGCCCAGCAGACCTTCGTCCTGTGGGACCTGATCCACGACCGCACCCACAGCCACGGCGACCTGCCGTTCGACCCCTTCATGATCAAGCAGCGGGCGCCGTTCTGGATGTACGGCCTCGAAGAGCTGCGCTGCGACCTGACCGCCTTCAAGGAGGCCGTCAAACTGGAGGCCGAAGGGTACGAGCAGGGCCGCCACGTGCAGTATGCGATCCTCTTCGACCGGCTCTTCCGCTTCCCCGTCACCGGCGACCGGGTCCGCAACTACGACGGCCTCGGCGGCCAGCTGCTCTTCGCCTACCTGCACAAGCACGACGCGCTGCGCTGGACCGACAACACCCTGCGCATCGACTGGGCCCGGGCCACCGAGGTCACCGAGCGGCTGTGCGCCGAGATCGAGCAGCTCTACCGCGACGGCATCGACCGCCCCAAGCTGGTGCACTGGTTCGCCGCCTACGACCTCGTCGCCGGCTACCTCGCCCCGCACCCGGGGTCCCGCTGGGCCAAGGGCCCCGACGCCCTCGACCTGACCCAGCCGCCGCGCAAGCTCGTGGACGACGTGCTGCCGGACGAGTTCCCGCTCAGCATGTTCTACGAGGCCCTTGCGAAGAAGTTGCGCAGTGTGATCGCCTCGACCAAGGGCATCACCGCCGACGACACCACACAGGTGGCCGCGTGA
- a CDS encoding glycerophosphodiester phosphodiesterase, which yields MSFFTIGHRGVMGVEPENTVRSFVRAAREGLDGIELDLHLSKDGELVVMHDATVDRTTDGGGPVGDLTLAELRTLDAGRGERVPVFEEVLDAVPGLPVQAEIKDVAAARVLAGVLRERGLLDRVSVLSFHDEALREIRQLLPSVRTVLVAGRAGADIVRRAEAVGARLVSLELRKLSLDVVERCGAAGIDVMAWTVNTPRDLALAHALGLVGWVTDLPGTKRAAARLGPAPSGRP from the coding sequence GTGTCCTTCTTCACCATCGGCCACCGCGGCGTCATGGGCGTCGAGCCGGAGAACACCGTGCGGTCCTTCGTACGGGCGGCCCGCGAAGGGCTCGACGGCATCGAACTCGACCTCCACCTCAGCAAGGACGGCGAGTTGGTGGTGATGCACGACGCCACCGTGGACCGCACCACCGACGGCGGCGGCCCGGTCGGCGACCTCACCCTGGCCGAACTGCGCACGCTGGACGCCGGACGCGGCGAACGGGTGCCGGTCTTCGAGGAGGTGCTGGACGCAGTCCCCGGCCTGCCGGTGCAGGCCGAGATCAAGGACGTCGCGGCGGCCCGGGTGCTCGCCGGGGTGCTGCGTGAGCGCGGGCTGCTGGACCGGGTGAGCGTGCTCTCCTTCCACGACGAGGCGCTGCGCGAGATCCGCCAACTGCTGCCCTCGGTACGCACCGTGCTCGTCGCCGGACGGGCCGGCGCCGACATCGTGCGGCGCGCCGAGGCCGTCGGCGCCCGGCTGGTCAGCCTGGAGCTGCGCAAGCTCAGCCTGGACGTGGTCGAACGCTGCGGCGCGGCCGGGATCGACGTCATGGCGTGGACCGTCAACACCCCGCGCGACCTCGCCCTGGCCCACGCCCTCGGCCTGGTCGGCTGGGTGACGGACCTTCCGGGGACCAAGCGGGCCGCGGCGCGGCTCGGCCCGGCGCCGTCCGGTCGGCCGTAA
- a CDS encoding ABC transporter substrate-binding protein encodes MRPAITARRSRLAVLGAAAALALAAGCAPQPEADGAQASGTGTAAASCAPGALPTHTRGTLTIGTDKPAYAPWFSGDDPANGKGFESAVAYAVAQRLGYSPKQVTWRTVPFNNAITPGAKSFDFDLNQISISDERRRAVDFSSGYYDVRQALVALKGSKIAGARSVADLRGAKLGAQVGTTSLEVLKNVVRPATPPAVFQKNDLAKSALRNGQVDGILVDLPTAFYITSAEVTDAKVVGQFAGAGGRPEQFGLVLDKGSPLTGCVTKAVDALRADGTLAALDKRWLAEAADAPVLK; translated from the coding sequence ATGCGTCCCGCCATCACCGCCCGCCGTTCCCGACTCGCCGTACTCGGCGCCGCCGCGGCGCTCGCCCTCGCCGCCGGCTGCGCCCCGCAACCGGAGGCCGACGGCGCCCAGGCCTCCGGAACGGGGACGGCGGCGGCCTCGTGCGCGCCCGGGGCGCTGCCCACCCACACCCGGGGCACCCTCACCATCGGCACCGACAAACCCGCCTACGCCCCGTGGTTCTCCGGCGACGACCCGGCCAACGGCAAGGGTTTCGAGTCCGCGGTGGCCTACGCGGTGGCCCAGCGGCTCGGCTACTCGCCGAAGCAGGTCACCTGGCGGACGGTTCCGTTCAACAACGCCATCACGCCTGGCGCCAAGTCGTTCGACTTCGATCTCAACCAGATCTCCATCAGTGACGAACGCCGTCGCGCGGTCGACTTCTCCTCGGGCTACTACGACGTGCGCCAGGCGCTCGTCGCGCTGAAGGGTTCGAAGATCGCGGGCGCCCGCTCCGTCGCCGACCTGCGCGGCGCCAAGCTCGGCGCGCAGGTCGGCACCACCAGCCTGGAGGTGCTGAAGAACGTCGTCCGGCCGGCCACGCCCCCGGCGGTCTTCCAGAAGAACGACCTGGCCAAGAGCGCGCTGCGGAACGGCCAGGTGGACGGCATCCTGGTGGACCTGCCGACCGCCTTCTACATCACCTCCGCCGAGGTCACCGACGCCAAGGTGGTCGGCCAGTTCGCCGGCGCCGGCGGCAGGCCCGAGCAGTTCGGGCTGGTGCTGGACAAGGGCAGCCCGCTGACCGGCTGCGTCACCAAGGCGGTGGACGCGCTGCGCGCCGACGGCACCCTGGCCGCGCTCGACAAGCGCTGGCTGGCCGAGGCCGCCGACGCCCCGGTGCTCAAGTGA
- a CDS encoding amino acid ABC transporter permease, translating to MTGTEAGSAVTAPDDGYRPSARRIARERLRRSRTRRAVLIASVSTAVTLAVLYFVITGSPGWPRTRATFLDPHYARVALPQVLRGLWLNVRLLVCCGAVILVLGMVLALARTLRGPVFFPLRALATAYVDFFRGLPLIICLLGVVFGVPALRLRGVTSDPVVLGGAALVLTYSAYVAEVFRAGIESVHPSQRAAARSLGLSVAQTMRYVVLPQAVRRVVPPLLNDLVSLQKDTGLVSIAGAVDAVYAAQIITGESFNYTPYVVAGLVFVALTIPMTRFTDWVTARTNRRQSQGGTV from the coding sequence GTGACCGGCACCGAGGCCGGGTCGGCCGTCACGGCGCCGGACGACGGCTACCGCCCCTCGGCCCGCCGCATCGCCCGCGAACGCCTGCGCCGCTCCCGCACCCGGCGCGCGGTGCTCATCGCCTCGGTCAGCACGGCGGTCACCCTCGCCGTGCTGTACTTCGTGATCACCGGCTCCCCCGGCTGGCCGCGCACCCGGGCCACCTTCCTCGACCCGCACTACGCGCGGGTGGCGCTCCCGCAGGTGCTGCGCGGGCTGTGGCTCAACGTCCGGCTGCTGGTGTGCTGCGGCGCGGTGATCCTGGTGCTCGGCATGGTGCTGGCGCTCGCCCGCACCCTGCGCGGCCCGGTCTTCTTCCCGCTGCGCGCGCTGGCCACCGCGTACGTCGACTTCTTCCGCGGACTGCCGCTGATCATCTGCCTGTTGGGGGTGGTCTTCGGGGTGCCCGCGCTGCGGCTGCGGGGGGTCACCAGCGACCCGGTGGTGCTCGGCGGCGCGGCGCTGGTGCTGACGTACTCGGCGTACGTCGCCGAGGTCTTCCGGGCCGGCATCGAGTCGGTCCACCCCTCGCAGCGCGCCGCCGCCCGCTCGCTGGGGCTCTCGGTCGCCCAGACCATGCGGTACGTGGTGCTGCCGCAGGCGGTGCGCCGGGTGGTCCCGCCGCTCCTGAACGACCTGGTCTCGTTGCAGAAGGACACCGGTCTGGTGTCGATCGCCGGCGCCGTGGACGCCGTCTACGCGGCGCAGATCATCACCGGCGAGAGCTTCAACTACACGCCGTACGTGGTCGCCGGGCTGGTCTTCGTGGCGCTGACGATCCCGATGACCCGGTTCACCGACTGGGTGACCGCCCGCACCAACCGCCGCCAGTCGCAAGGGGGAACGGTATGA
- a CDS encoding amino acid ABC transporter ATP-binding protein gives MTEPVLRMEAVRKTYGGTVVLRDVDLAVAPHSVTVLIGASGSGKSTLLRCANLLEEIDDGAIFLDGEEITDPRADPDAVRRRIGVVFQAYNLFPHMTVVENITLAPRRVHGVPRARAEAEAHELLARLGLRDKAGEYPDRLSGGQQQRVAIVRALAGRPRLLLLDEITAALDPELVGEVLSVVRDLKGQGMTMVIATHEMGFAREVADQVCFLDGGVVLERGTPDEVFGAPRQERTQRFLRRIVAAGRL, from the coding sequence ATGACCGAGCCGGTGCTGCGGATGGAGGCGGTCCGCAAGACGTACGGCGGCACGGTGGTGCTGCGGGACGTGGACCTGGCGGTGGCCCCGCACTCGGTCACCGTGCTGATCGGCGCCTCCGGCTCCGGCAAGTCCACGCTGCTGCGCTGCGCCAACCTGCTGGAGGAGATCGACGACGGCGCGATCTTCCTGGACGGCGAGGAGATCACCGATCCGCGTGCCGACCCGGACGCGGTACGCCGCCGCATCGGCGTGGTCTTCCAGGCGTACAACCTCTTCCCGCACATGACCGTGGTGGAGAACATCACGCTCGCGCCGCGCCGGGTGCACGGGGTTCCCCGGGCCCGGGCCGAGGCGGAGGCCCACGAGCTGCTGGCCCGGCTCGGGCTGCGCGACAAGGCGGGCGAGTACCCGGACCGGCTCAGCGGCGGCCAGCAGCAACGGGTCGCCATCGTACGGGCGTTGGCGGGCCGGCCCCGGCTGCTGCTGCTCGACGAGATCACCGCGGCGCTCGACCCGGAGCTGGTCGGCGAGGTGCTGTCGGTCGTCCGGGACCTGAAGGGGCAGGGCATGACCATGGTCATCGCCACCCATGAGATGGGGTTCGCCCGCGAGGTCGCCGACCAGGTGTGCTTCCTGGACGGCGGCGTGGTGCTGGAACGCGGCACCCCGGACGAGGTCTTCGGGGCGCCGCGGCAGGAGCGCACCCAGCGGTTCCTGCGGCGCATCGTGGCCGCCGGCCGGCTGTGA
- a CDS encoding GNAT family N-acetyltransferase: MSVPTLVFRTATATDVPALVALVESAYRGDASRAGWTTEADLLHGQRTDPEGVAAAIGEDGSRVVAVEQDGELVACCQLERRDGHAYFGMFAVAPTRQGGGLGRRVLAEAERVAGEEWGVTEMQMTVISVRDELIAWYERRGYRRTGRTTPFPYGDERFGLPQRPGLEFELLVKTLG, translated from the coding sequence ATGTCCGTCCCCACGCTCGTCTTCCGCACCGCGACCGCCACCGACGTGCCGGCCCTCGTCGCCCTCGTCGAGTCGGCCTACCGCGGGGACGCCAGCCGGGCCGGGTGGACCACCGAGGCCGACCTCCTCCACGGGCAGCGCACCGACCCCGAGGGCGTGGCCGCGGCGATAGGCGAGGACGGCAGCCGCGTCGTCGCCGTGGAGCAGGACGGCGAGCTGGTCGCCTGCTGCCAGCTCGAACGGCGGGACGGCCACGCCTACTTCGGGATGTTCGCGGTCGCCCCGACCCGGCAGGGCGGCGGCCTCGGCAGGCGGGTCCTCGCCGAGGCCGAGCGCGTCGCGGGTGAGGAGTGGGGCGTCACCGAGATGCAGATGACCGTGATCTCGGTCCGCGACGAGCTGATCGCCTGGTACGAGCGGCGCGGCTACCGGCGCACCGGCCGGACCACCCCGTTCCCCTACGGCGACGAGCGCTTCGGGCTGCCGCAGCGCCCGGGCCTGGAGTTCGAGCTGCTGGTCAAGACGCTCGGCTGA